In Roseibium sp. Sym1, a genomic segment contains:
- the traF gene encoding conjugative transfer signal peptidase TraF, translated as MAILSLAGLAIGGIAAAGFLGGYRINTTPSFPLGLWRIEELSREARRGDTLFICPPANSPAIELARDRLYLPAGLCNGGMAPLIKTVVALPGQTVTIEGNQVAVDGELLAHSSIQAKDEQGRPLTAYAGGIVPAGDIFVHSDYVASYDSRYFGPIPASGILGLAREVLTFQP; from the coding sequence TTGGCAATCCTGTCGCTGGCCGGATTAGCGATTGGCGGCATTGCCGCCGCCGGTTTTCTCGGCGGCTACCGGATCAACACCACACCGAGTTTCCCACTCGGACTTTGGCGGATCGAGGAACTGTCCAGGGAAGCTCGCCGGGGGGACACCTTGTTCATCTGTCCGCCGGCGAATTCGCCGGCGATCGAACTGGCGCGCGATCGGCTCTATCTTCCTGCAGGTTTGTGCAACGGCGGCATGGCACCGCTCATCAAAACCGTTGTGGCCTTGCCGGGACAGACCGTCACCATCGAGGGCAATCAGGTTGCCGTCGATGGCGAGCTCCTGGCGCATTCTTCCATCCAGGCGAAGGACGAGCAGGGGCGTCCATTGACCGCCTATGCCGGGGGTATCGTTCCGGCGGGCGATATCTTTGTTCATTCCGATTACGTGGCTTCTTATGATTCAAGATATTTTGGCCCCATCCCGGCGAGCGGCATTCTCGGCCTGGCGCGAGAAGTGCTCACCTTCCAGCCCTAA
- a CDS encoding Fic family protein, with amino-acid sequence MAEVVQGRGPSGNFDAAHLKAIHRFIFQDVYEWAGHTRNECPVIDGERVEPIGVISKGGTSFLHGSRLELGLNEALKPIQDQSVMKSATPEEFARRAALALSELNYVHPFREGNGRAQEAFITMLGQHYGREVDLSVITKARMIEASIETTHDPKSPLMQHLLEDSLNPNRREAIRGALSDLERLGENPFDYNVRASRPGETLTGQILGHSDRVASLLTEKGIVALDRADLPVRLPAGDAEITITVQSDFSILGQPPAQNAERVLSSTKERLESLVYEAAGVMVPEKVLSPEVTREELQDRLAVSKAAIKSTESLERHLKVVFADPQKVINRVKDAAELGKLGDASLAYELKDGPEKFGKLAGRGGITSSREERLARRNALAGTVNLRAIVETHINVVHGIRKTMAQERRAVVDQARVEVSAPSQSLMKAIQETMPLTEAHKAELRQVMATLEKRFGTDLREIRAHMKPERHAELSQKHGLDPKQIERVKSTLKVLDKGQVRVRQEARKLEQAKSAERGKGGPVR; translated from the coding sequence ATGGCAGAAGTCGTTCAAGGCCGTGGCCCCTCGGGCAACTTCGACGCTGCTCACTTAAAAGCCATACACCGCTTCATTTTTCAGGATGTCTACGAGTGGGCAGGGCATACCCGGAACGAATGCCCTGTCATTGATGGCGAGCGCGTTGAGCCGATCGGCGTCATATCGAAAGGCGGAACGTCCTTTTTGCACGGTTCCCGTCTGGAATTGGGCTTGAACGAAGCCTTGAAGCCGATTCAAGACCAGAGTGTCATGAAATCGGCCACCCCGGAAGAATTCGCCAGACGGGCGGCCCTGGCGCTGTCGGAGCTCAACTACGTTCACCCCTTTCGGGAAGGCAATGGCCGCGCCCAGGAAGCCTTCATTACGATGCTCGGTCAGCACTATGGCCGCGAGGTGGATTTATCCGTCATCACCAAGGCACGCATGATCGAGGCCTCCATCGAGACGACCCACGATCCGAAAAGCCCGTTGATGCAACATCTCCTCGAGGACTCCCTAAATCCCAATCGGCGGGAGGCCATCCGGGGCGCACTCTCGGATCTGGAACGGCTTGGAGAGAACCCGTTCGACTACAATGTACGCGCATCCCGTCCAGGCGAAACCCTGACCGGTCAAATCCTGGGACACAGCGACCGCGTTGCCAGCCTGTTGACCGAAAAGGGCATCGTCGCGCTGGACCGGGCGGACCTTCCTGTCAGGTTGCCGGCAGGCGATGCAGAAATCACGATCACGGTCCAATCGGATTTTTCCATTCTGGGCCAGCCGCCGGCACAGAATGCCGAACGTGTTCTTAGCTCCACCAAGGAGCGCCTTGAATCTCTCGTTTATGAAGCCGCCGGCGTCATGGTGCCGGAAAAGGTGCTCAGCCCCGAGGTGACGAGAGAGGAGCTGCAGGACCGGCTTGCGGTTTCAAAAGCTGCCATCAAATCGACCGAGAGCCTGGAGCGCCATCTCAAGGTCGTCTTCGCGGATCCTCAAAAGGTTATCAATCGGGTGAAAGACGCCGCAGAACTGGGCAAACTTGGCGATGCCTCGCTGGCTTATGAATTGAAGGACGGTCCCGAGAAATTCGGCAAACTCGCAGGGCGAGGCGGCATAACTTCCAGCCGCGAAGAGCGGCTTGCGCGCCGGAATGCCCTTGCCGGTACCGTGAACCTGCGTGCCATCGTGGAAACCCACATCAACGTGGTGCACGGGATCCGCAAGACGATGGCCCAGGAGCGCCGCGCCGTTGTCGACCAGGCGCGGGTTGAGGTCAGCGCGCCAAGCCAATCGCTGATGAAAGCCATTCAGGAAACCATGCCGTTGACCGAGGCGCACAAGGCCGAGCTCCGGCAGGTGATGGCCACGCTGGAAAAACGCTTCGGCACGGACTTGAGGGAGATCCGTGCGCACATGAAGCCTGAAAGGCATGCGGAGCTCTCCCAGAAACACGGCCTCGATCCCAAACAGATAGAGCGGGTGAAGAGCACCTTGAAAGTGCTGGACAAGGGGCAGGTTCGTGTTCGACAGGAAGCCCGCAAGCTGGAACAAGCGAAGTCGGCGGAGCGAGGCAAGGGCGGGCCAGTCCGCTAG
- a CDS encoding DUF736 domain-containing protein: MTDNLTNYIQFAGDKLTGNIATLAFDVDVTGEALHSDNEKAPKFRLYAKSPAGKRIDIGGIWERNNANGDPYFSLTINTGHSKFYANLGRYPDQDDDALQAVIPNDYLNSDRRG, encoded by the coding sequence ATGACCGACAACCTCACCAACTACATCCAGTTCGCCGGTGACAAGCTCACAGGCAACATTGCAACTCTGGCCTTCGACGTCGATGTGACCGGCGAAGCCTTGCACAGCGACAACGAGAAAGCCCCCAAGTTCCGGCTCTATGCCAAGAGCCCAGCCGGCAAGCGCATCGATATCGGTGGCATCTGGGAGCGAAACAACGCCAACGGCGATCCGTACTTTTCGCTCACCATCAACACGGGCCACTCGAAGTTCTACGCGAACCTCGGCCGGTATCCGGATCAGGATGACGATGCACTTCAGGCCGTCATTCCGAATGACTATCTGAACAGCGATCGCCGGGGTTAA
- a CDS encoding TraC family protein encodes MAPRTAKTASEQIDDIEAQIAKLQQRKKEVLKKQSERVAKLVMESGLADLDIDEAELSKALKDVAARFQNPATPQAHTPAPQN; translated from the coding sequence ATGGCTCCACGCACTGCCAAAACCGCCTCCGAACAGATCGACGACATCGAAGCACAGATTGCGAAACTGCAGCAGCGCAAAAAGGAAGTGCTCAAGAAGCAGTCCGAGCGCGTTGCCAAGCTCGTCATGGAGAGCGGCCTGGCCGATCTCGACATTGACGAGGCAGAGCTCTCCAAAGCTCTGAAAGATGTTGCTGCCCGATTTCAAAACCCGGCCACTCCACAAGCTCACACTCCGGCTCCGCAAAATTGA
- the traG gene encoding Ti-type conjugative transfer system protein TraG, whose protein sequence is MLIPIALMLAAVWGLSGIETKMAALATNQKAYMMLGRIGLTLPSLVAAGLGLIVLFSARGSLDVSWAGVGVLIGGLMVFTIAALHEVLRLNSFSSQVQPGTILQYADLYSLSGATGALFVGLFGLKVGLKGNTAFGVNRPKRVSGRRAIHGESDWMDNAMAARIFPEQGGIVLGERYRVDKDSVTEVNFDPRHKETWGKGGKAPLVAFDQGFGSTHGIVFAGSGGYKTTSVVIPTCLKYPGSMVVLDPSTEIAPMVSESRSAMGQKVICLDPKESDVGFNVLDWVGQFGSSIEEDIATVAAWLMSEKPRLASGADDFFRTNAEQLITSVIAHVVFSDQENATGSRSLRAVRSILTKPEENLKEFLADIHDTAPTEFVKELVGPFINMTPQTFSGVYATAAKETHWLSYDNYAALVSGNTFGTDTITNGRTTIFLNIDLSTLENHPGMARVIIGAFLKAVYNRDGNVNGRVLFMLDEAARLGYMRIIETARDAGRKYCISLLMLFQSLGQMREAFGGKDATSKWFESASWVSFSAINDPDTARYISDRCGMTTIEVEQVSRSSRGGHVTRNRSRQLSQRPLIQPHEVLQMRSDEQIIFTSGNEPLRCGRAMFFRRNDMTEKVGASRFGNSSQAKN, encoded by the coding sequence ATGCTGATCCCGATAGCCCTCATGCTGGCGGCGGTGTGGGGCTTGAGCGGGATTGAGACGAAGATGGCCGCGCTCGCCACAAATCAAAAAGCCTACATGATGCTCGGCAGGATCGGGCTCACCCTCCCCTCCCTCGTCGCTGCCGGCCTCGGTCTCATTGTTCTCTTTTCAGCGCGCGGCAGCCTCGACGTTAGCTGGGCTGGCGTGGGCGTACTCATCGGCGGCCTGATGGTGTTCACCATCGCGGCGCTCCATGAGGTGCTGCGGCTGAATTCATTTTCGTCTCAGGTGCAGCCTGGGACAATCCTGCAATATGCCGATCTCTATTCGCTCAGTGGTGCAACCGGCGCGCTCTTCGTCGGCCTGTTCGGATTGAAGGTCGGCCTGAAAGGAAACACGGCGTTCGGCGTCAATCGGCCGAAACGCGTTTCCGGCCGACGGGCCATCCATGGCGAAAGCGACTGGATGGACAACGCGATGGCTGCAAGGATCTTTCCGGAGCAAGGCGGAATTGTCCTGGGTGAGCGCTACCGGGTCGATAAGGATAGCGTGACGGAGGTCAATTTCGATCCGCGCCATAAGGAGACCTGGGGCAAAGGCGGCAAGGCTCCCCTCGTTGCATTCGATCAGGGGTTTGGATCAACCCACGGCATCGTCTTTGCCGGATCGGGCGGCTACAAGACGACATCGGTAGTCATTCCGACCTGCCTTAAATATCCTGGTTCGATGGTCGTCCTCGATCCATCGACAGAGATAGCGCCGATGGTATCTGAGAGCCGCAGCGCGATGGGACAGAAGGTTATCTGTCTCGATCCAAAGGAATCTGACGTCGGTTTCAATGTCCTCGATTGGGTCGGACAGTTCGGCTCGTCAATCGAAGAGGACATTGCGACGGTCGCGGCCTGGCTCATGTCGGAAAAGCCGCGGCTTGCATCCGGCGCCGATGACTTCTTCCGCACCAATGCGGAACAGCTCATTACCAGCGTAATCGCGCATGTGGTCTTTTCCGATCAAGAGAACGCCACGGGAAGTCGGTCGCTGCGCGCCGTGCGGAGCATTCTGACGAAACCGGAGGAGAACCTGAAAGAGTTCCTGGCCGACATCCACGACACGGCTCCGACCGAGTTCGTGAAAGAGCTTGTCGGTCCGTTCATCAACATGACGCCTCAGACCTTCTCGGGCGTCTATGCGACCGCGGCCAAGGAAACGCACTGGCTTTCCTATGACAACTATGCGGCGCTGGTATCCGGCAACACGTTTGGAACGGATACGATTACCAACGGTCGGACGACGATCTTTCTCAACATCGATCTGTCCACTCTGGAAAATCATCCCGGCATGGCCCGTGTGATCATCGGTGCGTTCTTGAAGGCTGTCTATAACCGGGACGGCAACGTCAACGGCCGGGTGCTCTTCATGCTGGATGAGGCTGCGCGCCTCGGCTACATGCGCATCATCGAGACGGCCCGTGATGCCGGTCGCAAATACTGCATCTCGCTCTTGATGCTATTTCAGTCTCTCGGACAGATGCGGGAAGCCTTCGGCGGGAAAGATGCCACGTCCAAGTGGTTCGAATCCGCGTCCTGGGTCTCCTTCTCCGCGATCAACGATCCGGACACGGCCCGGTACATTTCCGACCGCTGCGGCATGACGACAATCGAGGTGGAACAGGTCAGCCGCTCCTCGCGCGGTGGTCATGTCACCCGTAACCGGTCCCGCCAGCTCTCTCAGCGTCCTCTCATCCAGCCGCATGAAGTTCTGCAAATGCGATCCGACGAACAGATCATCTTCACCAGCGGCAACGAACCACTGCGTTGCGGCCGGGCCATGTTCTTCCGACGGAACGACATGACCGAGAAAGTCGGCGCGTCCCGGTTTGGCAACTCAAGCCAGGCGAAGAACTGA
- a CDS encoding helix-turn-helix domain-containing protein yields the protein MDMRRLVGKNLTRLRDERNMTQKEIAAISGISQQYLSSLERGKRNPTVITIYQISLALNVDPMEFLRRIKKPKD from the coding sequence ATGGACATGCGCCGCCTCGTCGGAAAAAATCTCACCCGCCTAAGAGATGAGCGGAATATGACGCAAAAGGAAATTGCGGCGATCAGTGGCATCAGCCAGCAATATCTGAGCAGCCTGGAACGCGGAAAACGGAACCCAACCGTTATTACAATCTATCAGATTTCATTGGCGCTCAACGTGGATCCGATGGAGTTTCTTCGACGGATCAAGAAGCCGAAAGATTAG
- the traD gene encoding conjugal transfer protein TraD produces the protein MDRKKDAREKIQLGGLIVKAGLRETDKAILLGILTDAAKQLGDTNQRDRWRAIGKAAFKDDSQKGNVDADPDSPHAGGGVGLERD, from the coding sequence ATGGACCGCAAGAAAGACGCAAGAGAGAAGATCCAGCTCGGCGGCCTCATCGTCAAAGCCGGACTTCGCGAAACCGACAAGGCCATCCTTCTCGGCATCCTCACCGATGCCGCGAAACAGCTTGGCGATACAAATCAGCGCGACAGATGGCGCGCGATCGGAAAGGCGGCGTTCAAGGATGACAGTCAAAAGGGCAATGTTGATGCTGATCCCGATAGCCCTCATGCTGGCGGCGGTGTGGGGCTTGAGCGGGATTGA
- a CDS encoding TraH family protein — MIDAALIEQCADPSLTPAIVEEFIAAAGSEDPLNVTVRAGSKTFLVPKVKSPEEAMKLVQDHLGKAVVRVGLTQYPVGIGVTDKSQVTADVFDTCNNIKIGTALFARVYRVVTKWYGTPVQEAFEDAIEAYQTGYFDGEYVFTAKDPGESVDLAAPDPAASVEGAPAPEADNASPDPRNELRQQLWAQDPNKADIGVDLSGIGDFNRE, encoded by the coding sequence ATGATAGATGCCGCCCTGATAGAACAGTGTGCCGACCCTTCCTTGACCCCTGCCATCGTTGAAGAGTTCATTGCGGCGGCAGGATCAGAAGATCCGTTGAACGTGACCGTTCGTGCCGGATCGAAGACGTTTCTGGTGCCGAAGGTCAAATCACCCGAAGAAGCGATGAAGCTGGTTCAGGATCACCTCGGCAAAGCCGTCGTGCGCGTCGGGCTCACGCAATACCCCGTTGGAATTGGCGTCACCGACAAGTCCCAGGTCACCGCGGATGTGTTCGACACCTGCAACAACATCAAAATCGGGACCGCGCTGTTCGCCCGCGTCTATCGGGTCGTGACGAAGTGGTACGGCACGCCGGTTCAAGAGGCGTTCGAAGATGCCATCGAGGCATACCAGACCGGGTATTTCGACGGTGAGTATGTGTTCACGGCAAAAGACCCAGGAGAGAGCGTTGATCTGGCTGCTCCGGACCCGGCCGCCTCAGTGGAGGGAGCGCCGGCGCCAGAGGCTGACAATGCGAGTCCGGACCCCAGGAATGAACTCCGGCAACAGCTATGGGCGCAGGATCCAAACAAGGCGGACATTGGCGTTGATCTGTCCGGAATAGGGGACTTCAACAGAGAATGA
- a CDS encoding conjugal transfer protein TraB, which produces MATGTIGWSGNVLLLPAGMLFPAFWAYSPSRSVAALVAAAHFLGASRGLPQGASIFFGSQYAIGIGLWFAASLVFVAVYSALWSGRSGWPRMLRYLIASVLMSLPPFGIMGWASPITAAGVLFPGWSWFGLAATAILLLMMTTSLWRIAVPIVAGCAAWSAAFWTDPNVIEGWTGINTTFRYEGAGQHAGYEQQQETIAMVRKAAGQGAKVAVLPESALGLWTPTTERLWTDALSDLSVTVIGGAAAIQKSGYDTVMVEIAKSDTRILYRERMPVPVSMWQPWRRLTGDGGGANAYIFYNPVMPVAGYRAAPLICYEQLIIWPVLQSMALNADIIVAIANGWWTGGSNITAIQRASVTAWAKLFDVPLVIAFNE; this is translated from the coding sequence ATTGCGACCGGCACAATCGGCTGGTCCGGCAACGTGCTTCTGCTGCCGGCCGGAATGCTGTTTCCGGCTTTCTGGGCCTATTCTCCGTCCCGATCCGTGGCGGCGCTGGTGGCAGCGGCGCACTTCCTCGGAGCCTCACGAGGCTTGCCGCAGGGCGCGTCCATATTCTTCGGATCCCAATATGCTATCGGAATCGGCCTTTGGTTCGCAGCGTCTCTCGTCTTTGTCGCCGTCTATTCCGCGCTGTGGTCGGGCCGATCCGGTTGGCCGCGAATGCTGCGGTATCTAATCGCAAGCGTTCTGATGAGCTTGCCACCCTTCGGAATCATGGGTTGGGCCAGCCCGATCACTGCGGCCGGCGTGCTCTTTCCGGGATGGAGCTGGTTCGGACTGGCAGCGACCGCGATCCTGTTGCTCATGATGACCACAAGCCTTTGGAGGATCGCGGTCCCGATTGTCGCCGGATGTGCTGCTTGGTCCGCCGCATTCTGGACGGACCCGAACGTAATTGAGGGTTGGACCGGCATCAACACCACTTTCCGCTATGAAGGGGCTGGACAGCACGCCGGTTATGAGCAGCAGCAGGAAACAATCGCCATGGTTCGCAAGGCGGCCGGGCAGGGGGCTAAGGTAGCGGTCCTGCCCGAGAGCGCTTTAGGACTATGGACTCCGACGACGGAACGGCTCTGGACAGATGCTTTGTCGGATCTGTCAGTGACCGTGATCGGGGGCGCCGCGGCCATTCAAAAGAGCGGCTATGACACGGTGATGGTGGAGATCGCGAAGTCGGACACGCGGATCCTCTATCGCGAACGCATGCCGGTCCCGGTTTCCATGTGGCAGCCTTGGCGCCGGCTCACAGGAGACGGCGGCGGAGCCAACGCCTACATATTCTACAATCCAGTTATGCCTGTCGCGGGCTATCGCGCAGCGCCGTTGATCTGCTACGAGCAGTTGATTATCTGGCCTGTCCTGCAATCCATGGCTTTGAACGCCGATATCATCGTGGCGATCGCCAACGGCTGGTGGACCGGCGGAAGCAACATTACCGCTATTCAGCGTGCCAGCGTCACAGCCTGGGCAAAGCTGTTCGATGTTCCGCTGGTGATCGCATTCAACGAGTGA
- a CDS encoding thermonuclease family protein, with protein MTSHIVVAVYLCAATCQPQQLRVWDGDSFLIGMKHGSERVRVLGLDTAEIDGKCSYEIQMAKKAKRRLAELANGQRIQILRNGKDKYGRTLARVLVNGNDVSQILINEGLARPWHGHREPWC; from the coding sequence ATGACCAGCCACATCGTTGTTGCCGTGTATCTCTGTGCTGCGACATGCCAGCCACAGCAATTGCGCGTTTGGGACGGTGACAGTTTCCTGATCGGCATGAAGCACGGCTCGGAGCGTGTGCGGGTTCTCGGCCTGGATACCGCCGAGATCGACGGAAAATGTTCCTATGAAATCCAGATGGCAAAGAAGGCCAAGCGCCGGCTCGCCGAGTTGGCGAACGGACAACGCATTCAGATCCTCCGAAATGGCAAGGACAAGTATGGCCGCACCCTCGCAAGGGTCTTGGTCAACGGCAACGACGTAAGCCAAATTCTCATCAACGAGGGGCTTGCCCGGCCGTGGCACGGACATCGCGAGCCGTGGTGCTAA
- the traA gene encoding Ti-type conjugative transfer relaxase TraA, producing MAIYHFHVQVISRSEGRSSVAAAAYRHRTQMTVSNDLDHKKFNYAHKDGDLVHEELALPDQTPQWFRTLIDGRSVAGASEALWNAVEAHETRANAQLAREIVFALPSELSREENVALVQGYVREAFTSRGMIADWVYHDKENNPHVHVMLTMAPLTEAGFGSKWETLLDAKGEPVRAGGQKNGKIQYKAWAGDKETLKQWRELWATHANKSLEQAGQETRIDHRSYEAQGIELRPTSKIGVQARNIAKEAKAQGREADLERAVWHAESCLENVRRIKRRPEIVIDAITREKSVFDERDIAKYLHRYVDDPGKFQDLLARVLNSPDVVKLAVEAVDPETCEMEPAKLTSREMMRLESEMARRADHLVSASSHGVDERSRAAVLSKIQQLSDEQRVAIERITADERMASVVGRAGAGKTTMMKAARQVWESNGYHVAGAALAGKAAEGLEKEAGIASRTLASWQLSWARGEGLPDRKTVFVIDEAGMVDSRQMCVFVETIAKAGAKLILIGDAEQLQPIEAGAAFRSLTGRTGYAELGTIYRQREQWMRDASMDLARGDVAKAINAYRANGHVVSMPLKDQVIKGMIDDWSADYDPSKSMLMLAHLRADVFELNKLARATLIERGLIEEGHKFRTEDGERFFAAGDQIVFLKNDRDLNVKNGMIGRVVEAGEGRIVAEIGAVGGSGGSDQTRRVEVNQKTYRNVDHGYATTIHKSQGATVDKVKVLATLSLDRHLTYVAMTRHREDVKLYHGALSFAKNGGLVEVLSKKGAKDTTLDYAGSELYAQALSYAGSRGLYGLRVAKAMVQNQRRWFGEQRAKLLALGERLAVLGAKLGIGSRGLATNALTVQTEPREQAAPLQPWIKGVEEWALSVTETVEAKLQSDATLTAHWVEIQNRARLVYEQPDEAVKSMRIDDIVKSSGAEQVSARDKLAEELANAPEQFGSLRGKTGMLAGKSAREAREQALNNVPQLSDDVKNYIRLRAEIGDLRTVELERERDLSRVDVPALSPAADGVLSRIRDAIDRNDLNAGLSFLLADKMVEAELGEVAAKLDQRFGERTFMAGLKPEGPAFEKAAARVADEDRSKLADAWPKFNALQKVDAKKRSQEKAQAQVLKKEQVKDQGMTR from the coding sequence ATGGCCATCTATCATTTCCATGTTCAGGTGATCTCCCGGAGCGAAGGCCGGTCGAGTGTCGCGGCGGCGGCATACCGGCATCGTACCCAGATGACGGTATCGAACGATCTGGACCACAAGAAATTCAACTACGCCCATAAGGACGGCGATCTGGTTCATGAGGAACTGGCGCTGCCGGATCAGACGCCACAGTGGTTCCGGACACTGATCGACGGGCGGAGTGTCGCCGGCGCGAGCGAGGCTCTTTGGAATGCGGTCGAGGCGCATGAGACCCGCGCCAATGCGCAGCTTGCCCGCGAGATCGTGTTCGCGCTGCCGTCGGAATTGAGCCGCGAAGAGAACGTTGCCCTCGTCCAAGGCTATGTCCGCGAAGCCTTCACATCGAGAGGCATGATTGCGGATTGGGTCTATCACGACAAAGAAAACAATCCGCATGTCCATGTCATGCTGACGATGGCTCCTTTGACGGAGGCGGGGTTCGGGTCGAAGTGGGAAACGCTTCTCGATGCGAAAGGAGAACCGGTTCGGGCGGGAGGTCAGAAGAACGGCAAGATCCAGTACAAGGCATGGGCTGGCGACAAGGAAACGCTGAAACAGTGGCGGGAGCTTTGGGCCACGCATGCAAACAAGAGTTTGGAGCAAGCCGGCCAGGAAACGCGGATCGATCACCGCAGCTATGAGGCTCAGGGGATCGAGCTTCGCCCGACATCCAAGATCGGAGTTCAGGCTCGCAACATTGCCAAAGAAGCCAAAGCCCAAGGACGTGAAGCCGATCTGGAACGAGCGGTCTGGCATGCGGAAAGTTGCCTGGAGAACGTTCGGCGTATCAAACGCCGCCCGGAAATTGTCATTGATGCGATCACACGCGAGAAGAGCGTTTTCGATGAGCGGGACATTGCAAAATACCTTCATCGCTATGTGGACGATCCGGGTAAGTTCCAGGACCTGCTGGCGCGCGTTCTGAATTCCCCGGATGTCGTGAAGCTCGCCGTCGAAGCGGTTGATCCGGAAACCTGCGAAATGGAACCGGCGAAGCTCACCAGCCGGGAGATGATGCGGCTCGAATCGGAGATGGCGCGGCGGGCCGATCACCTTGTTTCCGCTTCCTCCCATGGCGTCGATGAGCGGTCTCGCGCCGCGGTCCTTTCCAAGATCCAGCAGCTTTCCGATGAACAGCGTGTTGCGATTGAGCGCATCACGGCCGATGAGCGAATGGCGTCCGTTGTCGGCCGGGCAGGGGCGGGCAAGACCACGATGATGAAAGCCGCCCGTCAGGTCTGGGAGTCGAACGGCTATCATGTCGCCGGCGCCGCCCTGGCGGGCAAGGCGGCCGAGGGGCTGGAGAAGGAAGCTGGAATCGCATCGCGCACCCTGGCGTCCTGGCAATTGTCGTGGGCGCGGGGTGAGGGGCTTCCGGATAGAAAGACCGTGTTTGTGATTGATGAGGCGGGCATGGTCGATAGTCGGCAGATGTGCGTCTTTGTCGAGACGATCGCGAAGGCCGGAGCCAAGCTCATTCTGATCGGGGACGCGGAGCAGCTGCAGCCGATCGAAGCCGGTGCCGCGTTTCGGTCCCTGACGGGCCGAACGGGCTACGCGGAACTTGGCACGATCTACCGTCAGCGCGAACAGTGGATGCGCGATGCGTCCATGGATCTTGCACGGGGCGATGTCGCCAAAGCGATCAACGCGTATCGCGCCAACGGTCACGTTGTCAGCATGCCGCTCAAGGATCAGGTCATCAAAGGCATGATCGATGACTGGTCGGCCGACTACGATCCCTCGAAGTCGATGCTGATGCTTGCCCATCTTCGAGCTGATGTTTTTGAGCTCAACAAGTTGGCACGCGCCACGCTCATTGAACGCGGTCTGATTGAGGAAGGGCACAAGTTCCGTACCGAGGACGGCGAACGGTTCTTTGCTGCTGGCGATCAGATCGTGTTCCTGAAGAACGACCGAGACCTAAACGTCAAGAACGGCATGATCGGCCGCGTGGTCGAAGCGGGTGAGGGGCGCATTGTTGCAGAGATCGGGGCTGTTGGTGGTAGTGGGGGATCGGATCAAACCCGGCGCGTCGAGGTCAACCAGAAGACCTATCGCAATGTCGATCACGGCTATGCGACGACGATCCACAAATCTCAAGGCGCGACCGTCGACAAGGTCAAGGTTCTGGCAACGCTTTCGCTGGACCGGCATCTGACCTATGTCGCGATGACCAGGCACCGGGAAGACGTGAAGCTCTATCACGGAGCGTTGTCGTTTGCGAAGAATGGCGGCCTGGTCGAGGTTCTTTCCAAGAAAGGTGCCAAGGATACGACGCTCGATTATGCGGGCTCGGAACTCTATGCCCAGGCGCTCAGCTACGCGGGCAGTCGGGGTCTCTACGGACTTCGGGTTGCGAAGGCCATGGTGCAGAACCAGCGCCGTTGGTTTGGCGAGCAAAGGGCGAAGCTCTTGGCGCTCGGCGAGCGGCTTGCCGTGCTCGGCGCAAAGCTTGGCATTGGTTCACGCGGTCTTGCCACAAACGCACTTACCGTCCAAACAGAGCCACGCGAACAGGCGGCCCCGCTGCAGCCCTGGATCAAAGGCGTTGAGGAATGGGCACTATCCGTCACTGAGACTGTGGAGGCCAAATTGCAGTCCGATGCAACGTTGACAGCCCATTGGGTTGAAATCCAGAACCGCGCCCGTCTCGTCTATGAGCAGCCGGACGAGGCCGTAAAGTCGATGCGGATCGATGACATCGTGAAATCGAGTGGCGCTGAGCAGGTGTCCGCCCGCGATAAGCTCGCTGAAGAATTGGCGAATGCGCCCGAACAGTTCGGATCGCTACGCGGCAAGACGGGAATGCTTGCGGGCAAGTCCGCTCGCGAAGCTCGCGAGCAGGCGTTGAACAACGTTCCGCAGCTCAGCGACGATGTGAAAAACTACATCCGTCTCAGGGCCGAGATCGGAGACTTGCGCACGGTGGAGTTGGAACGGGAGCGGGATCTGTCGCGCGTCGATGTGCCGGCGCTGTCGCCGGCGGCCGATGGCGTCTTGTCGCGGATCCGCGATGCCATCGACCGCAACGACCTGAATGCGGGCCTGTCCTTCCTTCTGGCGGACAAGATGGTCGAGGCCGAGCTCGGTGAAGTCGCCGCGAAGCTGGACCAGAGGTTCGGCGAGAGAACGTTCATGGCCGGTCTCAAACCGGAGGGGCCTGCCTTTGAAAAGGCCGCCGCCCGGGTTGCCGATGAAGATCGGAGCAAGCTTGCGGATGCATGGCCGAAGTTCAACGCGCTGCAGAAAGTCGATGCAAAGAAGCGTTCCCAGGAGAAAGCTCAAGCGCAGGTGTTGAAAAAGGAACAGGTCAAAGATCAGGGCATGACCCGGTGA